One genomic region from Paramormyrops kingsleyae isolate MSU_618 chromosome 24, PKINGS_0.4, whole genome shotgun sequence encodes:
- the rnf14 gene encoding E3 ubiquitin-protein ligase RNF14 isoform X2 — MSEDQEAQEDELLALASIYNEEEFRRSESTQGGEIQLCLELAKDFKIYLKGGKQTEYAVSFLPPLVLNFELPLDYPSTSAPAFTLSSKWLSRAQLTAVCRRLDELWEDSRGTVVLFSWIQFLKEDLLSFLSIESPLEISSPARAPPERTKGEADAEKGTGKDLPDPRAVVDVDPREDILTRLLDFDEAQRQRVFDGRVYSCGICFAEKLGSGCLNFKECAHVYCRACLGQYFQIQIRDGNVQCLNCPEPECSSVATPSQVKLLVGEELFARYDRLLLQSSLDLMADVVYCPRKMCHSAVMTEPNATMGICPSCQFAFCVLCKRAYHGVSECQTTAEELQSLREDYLSASAEGKRFLEQRYGKMVIQRAIEESFSREWLDQNCKGCPRCGTNIQKIDGCNKMTCTSCKQYFCWLCLSLLTHGNPYSHFNNTASPCYNRLFQGVNMNDEGDVWSDEED, encoded by the exons ATGTCTGAGGATCAGGAAGCACAGGAGGATGAGTTGCTGGCCCTAGCGAGCATCTACAATGAGGAAGAATTCCGGAGATCAGAGTCCACTCAGGGGGGCGAGATCCAGCTCTGCCTGGAGCTCGCTAAGGATTTCAAAATATACTTGAAAG GgggaaaacaaacagaatatgCTGTGTCTTTTCTACCTCCTCTGGTCCTGAACTTTGAACTTCCCCTGGATTACCCATCAACCTCTGCGCCTGCCTTTACCCTGAGCTCCAAATGGCTGTCAAGGGCACAG CTGACAGCGGTGTGCCGGCGCCTGGACGAGTTGTGGGAGGACAGTCGGGGCACCGTGGTCCTCTTCTCCTGGATCCAGTTCCTCAAAGAGGACCTGCTCAGCTTTCTGTCCATCGAGTCCCCGCTGGAGATCAGCAGCCCTGCCAGGGCCCCCCCGGAGCGGACGAAGGGCGAGGCGGACGCCGAGAAGGGCACCGGGAAGGACCTGCCGGACCCGCGGGCCGTGGTGGACGTGGACCCGCGCGAAGACATCCTGACACGGCTGCTGGACTTTGATGAGGCACAGCGGCAGAGGGTCTTCGACGGCAGGGTGTACAGCTGTGGCATCTGCTTCGCCGAGAAGCTGGGCTCCGGCTGCCTCAACTTCAAGGAGTGCGCTCACGTGTACTGCCGGGCCTGCCTTGGCCAGTACTTTCAGATCCAGATCCGGGACGGCAATGTCCAGTGCCTTAACTGCCCCGAACCCGAGTGCAGCTCTGTGGCCACACCCTCGCAG GTGAAGCTTCTGGTCGGGGAGGAGCTCTTTGCCCGCTACGACCGTCTCCTGCTCCAGTCCAGCCTGGATCTCATGGCGGACGTGGTCTACTGTCCGCGCAAGATGTGCCACTCGGCCGTGATGACGGAGCCCAACGCTACCATGGGGATCTGCCCTTCCTGTCAGTTTGCTTTTTGCGTGCTCTGTAAAAGGGCCTACCACGGGGTGTCCGAGTGTCAGACCACGGCAG AGGAGCTTCAGAGCCTGAGGGAAGACTACCTGTCCGCCAGTGCCGAGGGGAAGAGGTTCCTGGAGCAGCGTTATGGGAAGATGGTGATCCAGAGGGCCATCGAAGAGTCCTTCAGCAGAGAGTGGCTGGATCAGAATTGCAAGGGCTGCCCCCGCTGTGGTACCAACATACAG AAGATAGATGGCTGTAACAAGATGACCTGCACCTCCTGTAAGCAGTACTTCTGCTGGCTGTGCCTCAGCCTGCTCACCCACGGCAATCCGTACAGTCATTTCAATAATACGGCATCTCCGTGCTACAACCG GCTGTTCCAAGGAGTCAATATGAATGATGAAGGCGATGTATGGAGCGATGAAGAAGATTAG
- the rnf14 gene encoding E3 ubiquitin-protein ligase RNF14 isoform X1, producing the protein MSEDQEAQEDELLALASIYNEEEFRRSESTQGGEIQLCLELAKDFKIYLKGGKQTEYAVSFLPPLVLNFELPLDYPSTSAPAFTLSSKWLSRAQLTAVCRRLDELWEDSRGTVVLFSWIQFLKEDLLSFLSIESPLEISSPARAPPERTKGEADAEKGTGKDLPDPRAVVDVDPREDILTRLLDFDEAQRQRVFDGRVYSCGICFAEKLGSGCLNFKECAHVYCRACLGQYFQIQIRDGNVQCLNCPEPECSSVATPSQVKLLVGEELFARYDRLLLQSSLDLMADVVYCPRKMCHSAVMTEPNATMGICPSCQFAFCVLCKRAYHGVSECQTTAAGFLAMLPTFECSACSAEELQSLREDYLSASAEGKRFLEQRYGKMVIQRAIEESFSREWLDQNCKGCPRCGTNIQKIDGCNKMTCTSCKQYFCWLCLSLLTHGNPYSHFNNTASPCYNRLFQGVNMNDEGDVWSDEED; encoded by the exons ATGTCTGAGGATCAGGAAGCACAGGAGGATGAGTTGCTGGCCCTAGCGAGCATCTACAATGAGGAAGAATTCCGGAGATCAGAGTCCACTCAGGGGGGCGAGATCCAGCTCTGCCTGGAGCTCGCTAAGGATTTCAAAATATACTTGAAAG GgggaaaacaaacagaatatgCTGTGTCTTTTCTACCTCCTCTGGTCCTGAACTTTGAACTTCCCCTGGATTACCCATCAACCTCTGCGCCTGCCTTTACCCTGAGCTCCAAATGGCTGTCAAGGGCACAG CTGACAGCGGTGTGCCGGCGCCTGGACGAGTTGTGGGAGGACAGTCGGGGCACCGTGGTCCTCTTCTCCTGGATCCAGTTCCTCAAAGAGGACCTGCTCAGCTTTCTGTCCATCGAGTCCCCGCTGGAGATCAGCAGCCCTGCCAGGGCCCCCCCGGAGCGGACGAAGGGCGAGGCGGACGCCGAGAAGGGCACCGGGAAGGACCTGCCGGACCCGCGGGCCGTGGTGGACGTGGACCCGCGCGAAGACATCCTGACACGGCTGCTGGACTTTGATGAGGCACAGCGGCAGAGGGTCTTCGACGGCAGGGTGTACAGCTGTGGCATCTGCTTCGCCGAGAAGCTGGGCTCCGGCTGCCTCAACTTCAAGGAGTGCGCTCACGTGTACTGCCGGGCCTGCCTTGGCCAGTACTTTCAGATCCAGATCCGGGACGGCAATGTCCAGTGCCTTAACTGCCCCGAACCCGAGTGCAGCTCTGTGGCCACACCCTCGCAG GTGAAGCTTCTGGTCGGGGAGGAGCTCTTTGCCCGCTACGACCGTCTCCTGCTCCAGTCCAGCCTGGATCTCATGGCGGACGTGGTCTACTGTCCGCGCAAGATGTGCCACTCGGCCGTGATGACGGAGCCCAACGCTACCATGGGGATCTGCCCTTCCTGTCAGTTTGCTTTTTGCGTGCTCTGTAAAAGGGCCTACCACGGGGTGTCCGAGTGTCAGACCACGGCAG CAGGGTTCTTGGCGATGCTTCCTACCTTCGAATGTTCGGCATGTTCTGCAGAGGAGCTTCAGAGCCTGAGGGAAGACTACCTGTCCGCCAGTGCCGAGGGGAAGAGGTTCCTGGAGCAGCGTTATGGGAAGATGGTGATCCAGAGGGCCATCGAAGAGTCCTTCAGCAGAGAGTGGCTGGATCAGAATTGCAAGGGCTGCCCCCGCTGTGGTACCAACATACAG AAGATAGATGGCTGTAACAAGATGACCTGCACCTCCTGTAAGCAGTACTTCTGCTGGCTGTGCCTCAGCCTGCTCACCCACGGCAATCCGTACAGTCATTTCAATAATACGGCATCTCCGTGCTACAACCG GCTGTTCCAAGGAGTCAATATGAATGATGAAGGCGATGTATGGAGCGATGAAGAAGATTAG